A region from the Panicum hallii strain FIL2 chromosome 1, PHallii_v3.1, whole genome shotgun sequence genome encodes:
- the LOC112872996 gene encoding putative nuclease HARBI1 isoform X4, producing the protein MRDYFVDNPLYSEEDFRRRFRMKKSLFLDMVHKITEKNSYFRQRENACGHKGFHPMHKCLVAMRMLAYGSPADSFNDTYRMAESTVLETVKQFARTIISVYESEFLQPPTKTELDTILQVNEARGFPGMIGSIDCMHWEWSNCPTAWHGQFKGRKGKTTIILEAVATQDLRIWHAFFGLPGSLDDINVLHRSPVFDDLAAGERPKTEFHVNGTKYDMCYYLADGIYPDWATLVKTYSEPVSQKERIYAETQESARKDVERAFGVLRSKFRIIYNPARLWSQRDLNDIMHACVILHNMVIEDERNLYSNHREFERSSDPPISQNRDVPEISELIKSYSRIRDKVVSNCLQKDLMEHIWQLYGNGAGPFLNRQGFCWYMETQVLENSSSLFC; encoded by the exons ATGAGGGATTACTTTGTTGATAATCCTTTGTACAGCGAAGAGGACTTTCGGCGACG ATTTAGAATGAAGAAGTCGCTATTCCTTGACATGGTCCACAAGATTACCGAGAAGAATTCTTATTTTCGTCAACGTGAGAATGCTTGTGGGCACAAGGGCTTCCATCCCATGCATAAATGTCTTGTGGCTATGAGGATGCTTGCATATGGCAGTCCAGCTGATTCGTTTAATGACACGTATCGCATGGCCGAGTCAACAGTTCTAGAGACCGTGAAGCAATTTGCAAGAACCATCATTTCTGTTTATGAGAGTGAATTTTTGCAGCCACCGACAAAAACTGAGCTTGACACCATTTTACAAGTCAATGAGGCTAGAGGCTTTCCTGGGATGATCGGCAGCATTGATTGTATGCATTGGGAATGGTCTAATTGTCCGACTGCATGGCATGGTCAGTTCAAGGGACGCAAAGGCAAAACGACCATAATCTTGGAGGCCGTTGCTACGCAGGACCTACGCATATGGCATGCATTTTTTGGATTGCCTGGCTCCCTTGACGACATCAATGTGCTCCATAGGTCTCCGGTGTTTGATGATCTTGCTGCTGGAGAGAGACCAAAAACTGAATTCCATGTTAATGGAACCAAGTATGACATGTGTTATTATCTTGCTGACGGAATATACCCTGATTGGGCTACATTGGTAAAAACATATAGCGAGCCGGTTAGTCAAAAGGAAAGAATATATGCAGAGACACAGGAATCAGCAAGGAAGGATGTTGAACGCGCTTTTGGGGTGCTTCGGTCCAAATTCAGGATAATTTATAACCCTGCTAGGTTGTGGAGCCAAAGGGATCTAAATGAcatcatgcatgcatgtgttattCTACACAACATGGTGATCGAAGATGAAAGAAATTTGTATAGTAATCACCGAGAGTTTGAGAGGTCTTCAGACCCTCCAATTTCTCAAAATAGAGATGTGCCAGAAATTTCTGAATTGATTAAGTCATATTCCAGAATTCGTGACAAGGTTGTGTCTAATTGTTTGCAAAAAGACCTCATGGAACATATTTGGCAGCTGTATGGCAACGGTGCAGGACCTTTTTTAAATAGACAAGGCTTCTGTTGGTACATGGAAACACAGGTCCTGGAGAACAGCAGCAGTCTCTTTTGTTAG
- the LOC112872996 gene encoding putative nuclease HARBI1 isoform X5 — MKKSLFLDMVHKITEKNSYFRQRENACGHKGFHPMHKCLVAMRMLAYGSPADSFNDTYRMAESTVLETVKQFARTIISVYESEFLQPPTKTELDTILQVNEARGFPGMIGSIDCMHWEWSNCPTAWHGQFKGRKGKTTIILEAVATQDLRIWHAFFGLPGSLDDINVLHRSPVFDDLAAGERPKTEFHVNGTKYDMCYYLADGIYPDWATLVKTYSEPVSQKERIYAETQESARKDVERAFGVLRSKFRIIYNPARLWSQRDLNDIMHACVILHNMVIEDERNLYSNHREFERSSDPPISQNRDVPEISELIKSYSRIRDKVVSNCLQKDLMEHIWQLYGNGAGPFLNRQGFCWYMETQVLENSSSLFC, encoded by the coding sequence ATGAAGAAGTCGCTATTCCTTGACATGGTCCACAAGATTACCGAGAAGAATTCTTATTTTCGTCAACGTGAGAATGCTTGTGGGCACAAGGGCTTCCATCCCATGCATAAATGTCTTGTGGCTATGAGGATGCTTGCATATGGCAGTCCAGCTGATTCGTTTAATGACACGTATCGCATGGCCGAGTCAACAGTTCTAGAGACCGTGAAGCAATTTGCAAGAACCATCATTTCTGTTTATGAGAGTGAATTTTTGCAGCCACCGACAAAAACTGAGCTTGACACCATTTTACAAGTCAATGAGGCTAGAGGCTTTCCTGGGATGATCGGCAGCATTGATTGTATGCATTGGGAATGGTCTAATTGTCCGACTGCATGGCATGGTCAGTTCAAGGGACGCAAAGGCAAAACGACCATAATCTTGGAGGCCGTTGCTACGCAGGACCTACGCATATGGCATGCATTTTTTGGATTGCCTGGCTCCCTTGACGACATCAATGTGCTCCATAGGTCTCCGGTGTTTGATGATCTTGCTGCTGGAGAGAGACCAAAAACTGAATTCCATGTTAATGGAACCAAGTATGACATGTGTTATTATCTTGCTGACGGAATATACCCTGATTGGGCTACATTGGTAAAAACATATAGCGAGCCGGTTAGTCAAAAGGAAAGAATATATGCAGAGACACAGGAATCAGCAAGGAAGGATGTTGAACGCGCTTTTGGGGTGCTTCGGTCCAAATTCAGGATAATTTATAACCCTGCTAGGTTGTGGAGCCAAAGGGATCTAAATGAcatcatgcatgcatgtgttattCTACACAACATGGTGATCGAAGATGAAAGAAATTTGTATAGTAATCACCGAGAGTTTGAGAGGTCTTCAGACCCTCCAATTTCTCAAAATAGAGATGTGCCAGAAATTTCTGAATTGATTAAGTCATATTCCAGAATTCGTGACAAGGTTGTGTCTAATTGTTTGCAAAAAGACCTCATGGAACATATTTGGCAGCTGTATGGCAACGGTGCAGGACCTTTTTTAAATAGACAAGGCTTCTGTTGGTACATGGAAACACAGGTCCTGGAGAACAGCAGCAGTCTCTTTTGTTAG
- the LOC112872996 gene encoding putative nuclease HARBI1 isoform X2 produces the protein MIAWSCLKDSHFRRNKRKKDEECMLTSIIAALEPSKRRRGGLVPGHKFKHRDREVAFAQIMRDYFVDNPLYSEEDFRRRFRMKKSLFLDMVHKITEKNSYFRQRENACGHKGFHPMHKCLVAMRMLAYGSPADSFNDTYRMAESTVLETVKQFARTIISVYESEFLQPPTKTELDTILQVNEARGFPGMIGSIDCMHWEWSNCPTAWHGQFKGRKGKTTIILEAVATQDLRIWHAFFGLPGSLDDINVLHRSPVFDDLAAGERPKTEFHVNGTKYDMCYYLADGIYPDWATLVKTYSEPVSQKERIYAETQESARKDVERAFGVLRSKFRIIYNPARLWSQRDLNDIMHACVILHNMVIEDERNLYSNHREFERSSDPPISQNRDVPEISELIKSYSRIRDKVVSNCLQKDLMEHIWQLYGNGAGPFLNRQGFCWYMETQVLENSSSLFC, from the exons ATGATAGCTTGGTCCTGCCTAAAAGACTCACATTTTAGGCGGAATAAACGGAAGAAAGATGAAGAATGCATGTTAACTTCAATTATAGCAGCTTTGGAACCTTCTAAACGTAGGAGGGGTGGTTTAGTTCCAGGACATAAATTTAAGCATCGTGATAGAGAAGTAGCTTTTGCGCAAATTATGAGGGATTACTTTGTTGATAATCCTTTGTACAGCGAAGAGGACTTTCGGCGACG ATTTAGAATGAAGAAGTCGCTATTCCTTGACATGGTCCACAAGATTACCGAGAAGAATTCTTATTTTCGTCAACGTGAGAATGCTTGTGGGCACAAGGGCTTCCATCCCATGCATAAATGTCTTGTGGCTATGAGGATGCTTGCATATGGCAGTCCAGCTGATTCGTTTAATGACACGTATCGCATGGCCGAGTCAACAGTTCTAGAGACCGTGAAGCAATTTGCAAGAACCATCATTTCTGTTTATGAGAGTGAATTTTTGCAGCCACCGACAAAAACTGAGCTTGACACCATTTTACAAGTCAATGAGGCTAGAGGCTTTCCTGGGATGATCGGCAGCATTGATTGTATGCATTGGGAATGGTCTAATTGTCCGACTGCATGGCATGGTCAGTTCAAGGGACGCAAAGGCAAAACGACCATAATCTTGGAGGCCGTTGCTACGCAGGACCTACGCATATGGCATGCATTTTTTGGATTGCCTGGCTCCCTTGACGACATCAATGTGCTCCATAGGTCTCCGGTGTTTGATGATCTTGCTGCTGGAGAGAGACCAAAAACTGAATTCCATGTTAATGGAACCAAGTATGACATGTGTTATTATCTTGCTGACGGAATATACCCTGATTGGGCTACATTGGTAAAAACATATAGCGAGCCGGTTAGTCAAAAGGAAAGAATATATGCAGAGACACAGGAATCAGCAAGGAAGGATGTTGAACGCGCTTTTGGGGTGCTTCGGTCCAAATTCAGGATAATTTATAACCCTGCTAGGTTGTGGAGCCAAAGGGATCTAAATGAcatcatgcatgcatgtgttattCTACACAACATGGTGATCGAAGATGAAAGAAATTTGTATAGTAATCACCGAGAGTTTGAGAGGTCTTCAGACCCTCCAATTTCTCAAAATAGAGATGTGCCAGAAATTTCTGAATTGATTAAGTCATATTCCAGAATTCGTGACAAGGTTGTGTCTAATTGTTTGCAAAAAGACCTCATGGAACATATTTGGCAGCTGTATGGCAACGGTGCAGGACCTTTTTTAAATAGACAAGGCTTCTGTTGGTACATGGAAACACAGGTCCTGGAGAACAGCAGCAGTCTCTTTTGTTAG
- the LOC112872996 gene encoding putative nuclease HARBI1 isoform X3, giving the protein MLTSIIAALEPSKRRRGGLVPGHKFKHRDREVAFAQIMRDYFVDNPLYSEEDFRRRFRMKKSLFLDMVHKITEKNSYFRQRENACGHKGFHPMHKCLVAMRMLAYGSPADSFNDTYRMAESTVLETVKQFARTIISVYESEFLQPPTKTELDTILQVNEARGFPGMIGSIDCMHWEWSNCPTAWHGQFKGRKGKTTIILEAVATQDLRIWHAFFGLPGSLDDINVLHRSPVFDDLAAGERPKTEFHVNGTKYDMCYYLADGIYPDWATLVKTYSEPVSQKERIYAETQESARKDVERAFGVLRSKFRIIYNPARLWSQRDLNDIMHACVILHNMVIEDERNLYSNHREFERSSDPPISQNRDVPEISELIKSYSRIRDKVVSNCLQKDLMEHIWQLYGNGAGPFLNRQGFCWYMETQVLENSSSLFC; this is encoded by the exons ATGTTAACTTCAATTATAGCAGCTTTGGAACCTTCTAAACGTAGGAGGGGTGGTTTAGTTCCAGGACATAAATTTAAGCATCGTGATAGAGAAGTAGCTTTTGCGCAAATTATGAGGGATTACTTTGTTGATAATCCTTTGTACAGCGAAGAGGACTTTCGGCGACG ATTTAGAATGAAGAAGTCGCTATTCCTTGACATGGTCCACAAGATTACCGAGAAGAATTCTTATTTTCGTCAACGTGAGAATGCTTGTGGGCACAAGGGCTTCCATCCCATGCATAAATGTCTTGTGGCTATGAGGATGCTTGCATATGGCAGTCCAGCTGATTCGTTTAATGACACGTATCGCATGGCCGAGTCAACAGTTCTAGAGACCGTGAAGCAATTTGCAAGAACCATCATTTCTGTTTATGAGAGTGAATTTTTGCAGCCACCGACAAAAACTGAGCTTGACACCATTTTACAAGTCAATGAGGCTAGAGGCTTTCCTGGGATGATCGGCAGCATTGATTGTATGCATTGGGAATGGTCTAATTGTCCGACTGCATGGCATGGTCAGTTCAAGGGACGCAAAGGCAAAACGACCATAATCTTGGAGGCCGTTGCTACGCAGGACCTACGCATATGGCATGCATTTTTTGGATTGCCTGGCTCCCTTGACGACATCAATGTGCTCCATAGGTCTCCGGTGTTTGATGATCTTGCTGCTGGAGAGAGACCAAAAACTGAATTCCATGTTAATGGAACCAAGTATGACATGTGTTATTATCTTGCTGACGGAATATACCCTGATTGGGCTACATTGGTAAAAACATATAGCGAGCCGGTTAGTCAAAAGGAAAGAATATATGCAGAGACACAGGAATCAGCAAGGAAGGATGTTGAACGCGCTTTTGGGGTGCTTCGGTCCAAATTCAGGATAATTTATAACCCTGCTAGGTTGTGGAGCCAAAGGGATCTAAATGAcatcatgcatgcatgtgttattCTACACAACATGGTGATCGAAGATGAAAGAAATTTGTATAGTAATCACCGAGAGTTTGAGAGGTCTTCAGACCCTCCAATTTCTCAAAATAGAGATGTGCCAGAAATTTCTGAATTGATTAAGTCATATTCCAGAATTCGTGACAAGGTTGTGTCTAATTGTTTGCAAAAAGACCTCATGGAACATATTTGGCAGCTGTATGGCAACGGTGCAGGACCTTTTTTAAATAGACAAGGCTTCTGTTGGTACATGGAAACACAGGTCCTGGAGAACAGCAGCAGTCTCTTTTGTTAG
- the LOC112872996 gene encoding putative nuclease HARBI1 isoform X1: MSNLYCSDLSNMIAWSCLKDSHFRRNKRKKDEECMLTSIIAALEPSKRRRGGLVPGHKFKHRDREVAFAQIMRDYFVDNPLYSEEDFRRRFRMKKSLFLDMVHKITEKNSYFRQRENACGHKGFHPMHKCLVAMRMLAYGSPADSFNDTYRMAESTVLETVKQFARTIISVYESEFLQPPTKTELDTILQVNEARGFPGMIGSIDCMHWEWSNCPTAWHGQFKGRKGKTTIILEAVATQDLRIWHAFFGLPGSLDDINVLHRSPVFDDLAAGERPKTEFHVNGTKYDMCYYLADGIYPDWATLVKTYSEPVSQKERIYAETQESARKDVERAFGVLRSKFRIIYNPARLWSQRDLNDIMHACVILHNMVIEDERNLYSNHREFERSSDPPISQNRDVPEISELIKSYSRIRDKVVSNCLQKDLMEHIWQLYGNGAGPFLNRQGFCWYMETQVLENSSSLFC; this comes from the exons ATGTCTAATCTATATTGTTCAGACTTGTCAAACATGATAGCTTGGTCCTGCCTAAAAGACTCACATTTTAGGCGGAATAAACGGAAGAAAGATGAAGAATGCATGTTAACTTCAATTATAGCAGCTTTGGAACCTTCTAAACGTAGGAGGGGTGGTTTAGTTCCAGGACATAAATTTAAGCATCGTGATAGAGAAGTAGCTTTTGCGCAAATTATGAGGGATTACTTTGTTGATAATCCTTTGTACAGCGAAGAGGACTTTCGGCGACG ATTTAGAATGAAGAAGTCGCTATTCCTTGACATGGTCCACAAGATTACCGAGAAGAATTCTTATTTTCGTCAACGTGAGAATGCTTGTGGGCACAAGGGCTTCCATCCCATGCATAAATGTCTTGTGGCTATGAGGATGCTTGCATATGGCAGTCCAGCTGATTCGTTTAATGACACGTATCGCATGGCCGAGTCAACAGTTCTAGAGACCGTGAAGCAATTTGCAAGAACCATCATTTCTGTTTATGAGAGTGAATTTTTGCAGCCACCGACAAAAACTGAGCTTGACACCATTTTACAAGTCAATGAGGCTAGAGGCTTTCCTGGGATGATCGGCAGCATTGATTGTATGCATTGGGAATGGTCTAATTGTCCGACTGCATGGCATGGTCAGTTCAAGGGACGCAAAGGCAAAACGACCATAATCTTGGAGGCCGTTGCTACGCAGGACCTACGCATATGGCATGCATTTTTTGGATTGCCTGGCTCCCTTGACGACATCAATGTGCTCCATAGGTCTCCGGTGTTTGATGATCTTGCTGCTGGAGAGAGACCAAAAACTGAATTCCATGTTAATGGAACCAAGTATGACATGTGTTATTATCTTGCTGACGGAATATACCCTGATTGGGCTACATTGGTAAAAACATATAGCGAGCCGGTTAGTCAAAAGGAAAGAATATATGCAGAGACACAGGAATCAGCAAGGAAGGATGTTGAACGCGCTTTTGGGGTGCTTCGGTCCAAATTCAGGATAATTTATAACCCTGCTAGGTTGTGGAGCCAAAGGGATCTAAATGAcatcatgcatgcatgtgttattCTACACAACATGGTGATCGAAGATGAAAGAAATTTGTATAGTAATCACCGAGAGTTTGAGAGGTCTTCAGACCCTCCAATTTCTCAAAATAGAGATGTGCCAGAAATTTCTGAATTGATTAAGTCATATTCCAGAATTCGTGACAAGGTTGTGTCTAATTGTTTGCAAAAAGACCTCATGGAACATATTTGGCAGCTGTATGGCAACGGTGCAGGACCTTTTTTAAATAGACAAGGCTTCTGTTGGTACATGGAAACACAGGTCCTGGAGAACAGCAGCAGTCTCTTTTGTTAG